The Methylocella tundrae genome includes a region encoding these proteins:
- a CDS encoding type II toxin-antitoxin system VapC family toxin: MSFDLAGSLRTLKPQKRTEPLRRRPDGDLFWAEDAPLIGGALLLDTCVYLDVLQGRTPEAADALLSYRVCYHSAVCLAELTHAFGRLDPAHSSTKTVLKTIGDVFADIPGRRLHAPESAAWGEAGLLAGALFRLSGLPRGAGHERKLLNDALIFLQARLLGASVLTANVRDFDFLSQLAPNGRVIFYRRPGLGP; this comes from the coding sequence CCGCTGCGGCGCCGACCGGACGGCGATCTGTTCTGGGCCGAGGACGCGCCCTTGATCGGCGGCGCGCTGCTGCTCGATACGTGCGTCTATCTCGACGTGCTGCAGGGCCGCACGCCCGAGGCGGCGGACGCGCTGCTGTCCTATCGGGTCTGCTATCATTCGGCCGTCTGCCTCGCCGAACTGACGCATGCCTTCGGGCGGCTGGATCCCGCCCATTCCTCCACCAAAACGGTCCTGAAAACGATCGGCGACGTCTTCGCCGACATTCCCGGGCGGCGCCTCCACGCGCCGGAGAGCGCCGCCTGGGGCGAGGCCGGCCTGCTCGCCGGCGCGCTGTTTCGCCTGAGCGGTCTGCCGCGCGGGGCGGGGCACGAGCGAAAGCTCCTCAATGATGCGCTGATCTTTCTGCAGGCGCGGCTGCTCGGCGCCAGCGTGCTCACCGCCAACGTCCGCGATTTCGACTTTCTGAGCCAGCTCGCGCCGAACGGGCGCGTCATCTTCTACCGGCGTCCCGGACTCGGCCCCTGA
- a CDS encoding type II toxin-antitoxin system VapC family toxin, whose protein sequence is MNFLLDTNVLSEAQRPTPSARALAWLDAIDEDRVFLSVASIAELRRGVALLDEGRRRSALAAWLANDLPARFGGRILPIDQAVAERWGDLMAESRKTGTALSAMDGFFAATALARELTLVTRNVKDFAPFGVALLNPWED, encoded by the coding sequence ATGAATTTCCTTCTCGACACGAATGTGCTGTCGGAGGCGCAGCGGCCAACGCCAAGCGCCAGAGCCCTCGCCTGGCTCGACGCCATCGACGAGGACCGCGTCTTCCTGAGCGTCGCCTCGATCGCCGAGCTCCGGCGCGGCGTCGCCTTGCTTGATGAGGGCCGCCGCCGCTCGGCGCTCGCCGCCTGGCTCGCCAATGATCTTCCGGCGCGGTTTGGCGGCCGGATTCTCCCAATCGATCAGGCGGTTGCGGAGCGCTGGGGCGACCTGATGGCCGAGAGCCGGAAAACCGGGACCGCGCTCTCCGCCATGGACGGTTTTTTCGCGGCGACGGCGCTCGCCAGGGAGCTCACGCTCGTCACCCGCAACGTCAAGGATTTTGCGCCTTTCGGCGTGGCTTTGCTCAACCCCTGGGAGGATTGA